A genomic stretch from Lathyrus oleraceus cultivar Zhongwan6 chromosome 2, CAAS_Psat_ZW6_1.0, whole genome shotgun sequence includes:
- the LOC127119380 gene encoding protein FAR-RED ELONGATED HYPOCOTYL 3-like: MENLPKICVDTTDAFMTTERFGTREEVIRWIKEVGIDNKVTVIISRSDTETGKRGRSNKIIFGCDKGGKHKISDSGTQSASKKCGCPFKIRSTPAKDGSGWKIDVKCGLHNHGLPDRLEGHSFIGRLTTDEKQHVADLAKRHVAPRNILLSLQDKFPENVTRITQVYKHKSVIEKEIRGPRSEIQHLFKLIEDAGYVYWSRKKDDSEVVREIFWAHPDSVKLLNIFPIVLVMDSTYKINKYRQPLFEIVGMTSTELTFTVGFAYMESEQTENFCWVLEKLKELFVKKDMCPQVILTDRDLALMKAIEVVFPNSINLLCRFHINKNVGAKCKQHVVNDLQKTIDTLWMEVVWASDEVEYGQRLHQLEQACVDYSGFINYVKDTWLTPHRHRFVGAWINRVLHLGNTTTNRYVL, encoded by the coding sequence atggaaaatcttcccaaaatatgtgtagatactactgatgcgtttatgacgacggaaagatttggtacacgagaagaggttatcagatggattaaagaggttggaatcgacaataaagtaactgttattatcagtcgttcagatactgaaacggggaagagagggagaagtaacaaaataatatttggctgtgataaaggtgggaaacacaagattagtgatagtggtacccaaagtgcgtccaagaaatgtggatgtccatttaaaatcaggtcgactccggcgaaagatggatctggttggaagattgatgtaaaatgtgggttacataatcatggtttacctgatagattagaaggtcattcgtttattggtaggttgaccacagatgagaagcaacatgtcgctgatttggcaaagagacatgtagcacctagaaacattttgctttccttgcaagacaagtttcctgagaatgtcactcgtattacgcaagtatacaagcataagagtgtgatagaaaaagagataagaggtccaaggagtgagatacaacatctgtttaagcttattgaggatgcaggatatgtgtattggagtagaaaaaaggatgactcggaagtggtgagagagatattttgggcacatcctgattcagtgaagttgttgaatatatttccgattgtgttagttatggatagcacctacaagataaacaaatatagacaacctttgtttgaaattgttggcatgacatcgacTGAGTTGACTTTTACTGTTGGATTTGCatatatggagtctgagcaaacagagaatttttgctgggtattggagaaattaaaagagttgtttgtgaagaaagacatgtgtccacaagtgattttgacagatagagatcttgctttgatgaaagcaattgaagttgtgtttcccaactcgattaatttgctatgtagatttcacattaacaaaaacgttggtgccaaatgcaaacaacatgtggtgaatgacctgcaaaagacgatagacacattatggatggaagttgtctgggctagtgatgaggttgagtatggtcagcggttgcatcaacttgagcaagcatgtgttgattatagtggatttattaattatgtgaaagacacatggttgactccacataggcatagatttgttggagcatggattaatcgagtcctacatttgggtaacacaacgactaatcggtacgtcttataa
- the LOC127123114 gene encoding uncharacterized mitochondrial protein AtMg00810-like, giving the protein MTYFIGMKFMYSEKGIILHQLKYELELLKRFELLNCKVVVTPIEKNYKLDSDSEGDDLDATTFKHLIVSLWYLCNTRPDILYAIGIVGRFMSKPKWYHYQVAVRIQRCSGCMSDCLAFEFTAGSKD; this is encoded by the exons ATGACATATTTCATAGGGATGAAGTTTATGTACTCTGAGAAAGGTATCATTTTGCATCAACTgaaatatgaacttgagcttctgaagagattCGAGCTACTAAATTGTAAGGTTGTTGTCACACCTATAGAAAAAAATTACAAAttggattctgattctgaaggtgatGATTTAGATGCCACAACCTTTAAGCACTTGATTGTCTCTCTATggtatttgtgtaataccagACCTGACATTTTATATGCAATTGGAATAGTTGGTAGGTTCATGAGTAAGCCGAAGTGGTATCATTACCAAGTTGCTGTCAGGATTCAGAG GTGTTCTGGATGCATGTCAGACTGTTTGGCTTTTGAATTTACTGCAGGATCTAAAGATTAA